From Stenotrophomonas maltophilia, a single genomic window includes:
- a CDS encoding murein hydrolase activator EnvC family protein, giving the protein MRDNAFPSRRHHIAAARGGRCLLLALAIALALPLPAAAQTTRETERKLQKLRTELKGVAQERRQIEGQRGQASQQLREADEKVARSGRALAQTETALREQSRALAEAEQRRSSLQNNLAQQHRELAGLLRAAYQLGNHAPLKLLLSQDTVADANRALAYHRYLQRERAQRISTLTADLKELEALQAQIAERQQKLQGAQRDQKQQAATLAADRRDRAQTVASLDERFKDQREKEQALGQDAKALETLLANLRAAAARAEAERRAAARRAAAEKAAAEKAARQAKAEGRPPPPTKVPPAVASAPAPKVGGLGWPLSGNLLARYGGKLPDGRTSSGVLIGAPAGSTVTAVADGTVVFSDWMTGYGMILIVDHGNGYMSLYAHNDTLLKDAGARVSRGDAVAKVGNSGGQGVTALYFELRRGGQPVNPDSWLQRR; this is encoded by the coding sequence TTGCGCGACAACGCCTTCCCATCACGCCGACATCACATCGCCGCTGCCCGCGGCGGGCGCTGCCTGCTGTTGGCGCTGGCGATCGCGCTGGCCCTGCCACTGCCCGCCGCGGCGCAGACCACCCGTGAGACCGAGCGCAAGCTGCAGAAGCTGCGCACCGAACTGAAAGGCGTGGCGCAGGAGCGTCGTCAAATCGAAGGCCAGCGCGGGCAGGCGTCACAGCAACTGCGCGAGGCCGACGAGAAGGTGGCCCGCAGCGGACGCGCGCTTGCGCAGACCGAGACCGCACTGCGTGAGCAGAGCCGTGCCCTGGCCGAAGCCGAGCAGCGCCGCAGCAGCCTGCAGAACAACCTGGCCCAGCAGCACCGCGAACTGGCCGGCCTGCTGCGCGCGGCCTATCAGCTGGGCAACCACGCACCGCTGAAGCTGCTGCTGTCGCAGGACACCGTGGCCGATGCCAACCGTGCCCTGGCCTATCACCGCTATCTGCAGCGCGAACGCGCGCAGCGCATCAGCACGCTGACCGCTGACCTGAAGGAACTGGAAGCCCTGCAAGCGCAGATCGCCGAACGCCAGCAGAAGCTGCAGGGCGCGCAGCGTGACCAGAAGCAGCAGGCGGCCACCCTGGCGGCCGATCGTCGTGATCGGGCGCAGACCGTGGCCTCGCTGGACGAACGCTTCAAGGACCAGCGCGAAAAGGAACAAGCGCTGGGCCAGGATGCAAAGGCGCTGGAAACGCTGCTGGCCAATCTGCGCGCCGCCGCAGCCCGCGCCGAAGCCGAGCGTCGTGCCGCCGCGCGCCGCGCCGCTGCCGAGAAAGCCGCCGCCGAGAAGGCCGCACGCCAGGCCAAGGCGGAAGGCCGCCCGCCACCGCCGACCAAGGTGCCGCCTGCGGTGGCCTCGGCGCCGGCACCGAAGGTGGGCGGACTGGGCTGGCCGTTGTCGGGCAATCTGCTGGCCCGCTACGGCGGCAAGCTGCCCGACGGGCGCACCAGCAGCGGCGTGCTGATCGGCGCGCCGGCCGGCAGCACCGTCACCGCCGTGGCCGATGGCACGGTGGTGTTCTCCGACTGGATGACCGGTTACGGCATGATCCTGATCGTCGACCACGGCAACGGCTACATGAGCCTGTACGCACACAACGACACCCTGCTGAAGGATGCCGGCGCACGGGTCAGCCGCGGCGATGCGGTGGCCAAGGTCGGCAATTCCGGCGGCCAGGGCGTCACCGCGTTGTACTTCGAGCTGCGCCGTGGCGGGCAGCCGGTCAATCCGGACAGCTGGCTGCAGCGGCGCTGA
- a CDS encoding S41 family peptidase, whose translation MRAARTATLLLALLPALSWAQQTAPAPSQETSGQAANSEEAVTSKVPLEEIRRFVAVYNAVRAAYVDPVDDKKLMQSAVRGLLLDLDPHSTYFNKEDAQAFDEQANGAYEGIGVELQQQPDNASMKVISPIDDTPAAKAGILAGDLIIAIDGKPISAIDASEPLRGPAGSKVVLTIVRDGKPKPFDVSLTRQTIRVTSVRSRLLEPGYGYIRLSTFQADTGSDFQKHVQQLQKQSGGQLKGLVLDLRSNPGGLLTAAVQVADDLLDKGNIVSTRGRISISDARFDATPGDLLKGAPVVVLADAGSASASEVLAGALRDNKRARVVGSRTFGKGSVQTVLPLDNGDSVKLTTARYYTPSGKSIQATGIVPDVELKPAATPAEDALPASLSDYSEATLPGHLRGDDEGTEGYHAGAVLPGDGPINDALAELKNPGSVAARLKAEAAKAEAAKAAKAAAAKPEAKPEQKVEPKADSTPEAKPAPVPAKP comes from the coding sequence ATGCGCGCAGCCCGTACCGCCACCCTCTTGCTGGCCCTGTTGCCAGCGCTGTCCTGGGCGCAGCAGACCGCGCCCGCCCCGAGCCAGGAAACCAGTGGGCAGGCAGCGAACAGCGAGGAGGCGGTGACCTCGAAGGTGCCGCTGGAGGAAATCCGCCGTTTCGTGGCCGTGTACAACGCGGTGCGCGCCGCCTACGTCGATCCGGTGGACGACAAGAAGCTGATGCAGTCAGCGGTACGTGGCCTGCTGCTCGACCTCGATCCGCACAGCACCTACTTCAACAAGGAAGACGCGCAGGCCTTCGACGAGCAGGCCAACGGCGCTTACGAGGGTATCGGCGTGGAGCTGCAGCAGCAGCCGGACAACGCCAGCATGAAGGTGATTTCGCCGATCGACGACACGCCGGCAGCCAAGGCCGGCATCCTCGCCGGTGACCTGATCATCGCCATCGACGGCAAGCCGATCAGCGCGATCGACGCCAGCGAACCGCTGCGTGGCCCGGCCGGCAGCAAGGTGGTGCTGACCATCGTGCGCGACGGCAAGCCGAAGCCGTTCGACGTCAGCCTCACCCGCCAGACCATCCGCGTGACCAGCGTGCGCAGCCGCCTGCTGGAGCCGGGGTATGGCTACATCCGCCTGAGCACCTTCCAGGCCGATACCGGTTCGGACTTCCAGAAGCACGTGCAGCAGCTGCAGAAGCAGTCCGGTGGCCAGCTCAAGGGCCTGGTGCTGGACCTGCGCAGCAACCCGGGTGGCCTGCTGACCGCCGCGGTGCAGGTGGCCGATGATCTGCTCGACAAGGGCAACATCGTCAGCACCCGCGGCCGCATCAGCATCAGCGACGCACGGTTCGACGCGACCCCCGGCGACCTGCTGAAGGGCGCACCGGTGGTGGTGCTGGCCGACGCCGGTTCGGCCAGCGCCTCGGAAGTGCTGGCCGGCGCGCTGCGCGACAACAAGCGCGCCCGCGTGGTCGGCAGCCGCACCTTCGGCAAAGGTTCGGTGCAGACCGTGCTGCCGCTGGACAACGGGGATTCGGTGAAGCTGACCACCGCGCGCTATTACACGCCCAGCGGCAAGTCGATCCAGGCCACCGGCATCGTGCCGGACGTTGAATTGAAACCCGCTGCCACACCGGCCGAGGATGCACTGCCGGCCAGCCTCAGCGACTACAGCGAAGCGACCCTGCCGGGCCACCTGCGCGGCGACGATGAAGGCACCGAGGGCTACCACGCCGGTGCCGTGCTGCCGGGCGATGGCCCGATCAACGATGCGCTGGCCGAACTCAAGAACCCGGGTTCGGTGGCGGCACGCTTGAAGGCCGAAGCCGCCAAGGCGGAGGCGGCCAAGGCCGCGAAGGCCGCTGCGGCGAAGCCCGAAGCGAAGCCGGAGCAGAAAGTCGAACCGAAGGCGGACAGCACGCCGGAAGCCAAGCCCGCGCCGGTCCCGGCCAAGCCTTGA
- a CDS encoding rhomboid family intramembrane serine protease codes for MFVSLPSRKKAALRWATPVLFAALWLAFLWSISRPDDARGSLWLDWGALSTGLTHPLDWWATLQDGSVLRLFTALFLHADWSHLLGNLVFLLIFGLPAERVLGPWRLLLLFLVGGAVSNLVAIYTMGSPDQIIIGASGAVSALIGAYLALFPGARLGVVIPLGLFLEFVRAPAYLLIGVWAALQVVFAHIGPSFGMVAWWAHIGGFVFGLLYGVYVRAAIARRLRKRHGF; via the coding sequence ATGTTCGTCTCCCTCCCGTCGCGCAAGAAGGCGGCCCTGCGCTGGGCCACGCCCGTGCTGTTTGCGGCATTGTGGCTGGCGTTCCTGTGGTCGATCTCGCGCCCGGACGATGCCCGCGGCAGCCTCTGGCTGGACTGGGGCGCCCTGTCCACCGGGCTGACCCACCCGCTGGACTGGTGGGCGACCCTGCAGGACGGCAGCGTGCTGCGCCTGTTCACCGCCCTGTTCCTGCACGCGGACTGGTCACACCTGCTGGGCAACCTGGTGTTCCTGCTGATCTTCGGCCTGCCCGCCGAGCGCGTGCTGGGGCCGTGGCGGTTGCTGCTGCTGTTCCTGGTCGGCGGCGCGGTGTCCAACCTGGTGGCGATCTACACCATGGGCAGCCCGGACCAGATCATCATCGGCGCCAGCGGCGCGGTCTCGGCGCTGATCGGCGCCTACCTGGCCCTGTTCCCCGGCGCCCGCCTGGGCGTGGTGATCCCGCTCGGCCTGTTCCTGGAGTTCGTGCGCGCCCCGGCCTACCTGCTGATCGGCGTGTGGGCCGCACTGCAGGTGGTGTTCGCGCACATCGGCCCCAGCTTCGGCATGGTGGCCTGGTGGGCGCACATCGGCGGCTTCGTGTTCGGCCTGCTGTACGGGGTCTACGTGCGCGCGGCCATCGCGCGCCGGCTGCGCAAGCGCCACGGATTCTGA